From Bombyx mori chromosome 3, ASM3026992v2, the proteins below share one genomic window:
- the LOC101745070 gene encoding H/ACA ribonucleoprotein complex non-core subunit NAF1 yields MENLNKSSNKNVSLSLIAEYGGSDSDSDDTETRSNNTGNDSDAPELSEMVLKNNIINACAHGPLSRTDPCDEQVTRHMIIDSSERGIMEYEVTEYRDADSDSNTSSSSDSSDSEVDSVKDADASSGDEFEVRNNKPEAPKVNGELGLDDLPPIEDLAISLPAQECTKIGKIASIVDRLVIVQAFPETPAVDIESVLFVENGAKALGKVFDVFGPITEPHYCVRFNSLDHVKERGVQTGMEVFIAPKSQHTNYVFISELMKVRGCDASWLNDIEPPPSHIDYSDDEEERRAARARKTKNKEDENTQNDGETSRNVRKPVERRNQRPSEWNSRFGSGPSRGRNPFALGSRRHGRPPPLSADGSAFIPPFNPNTPPPYNPAAPPPFSSLFQFGSSPRLHSPFRTNAPVFMSTPGPHWLTRPPPPPGT; encoded by the exons ATGGAGAACCTCAACAAAAGCAGTAATAAAAACGTGTCATTAAGCTTAATAGCCGAATACGGAGGTTCGGACTCTGATTCTGACGATACAGAGACACGGTCAAACAATACGGGTAACGACTCGGACGCTCCTGAGTTGAGCGAAATGGTGTTAAAGAACAACATAATAAACGCGTGTGCTCACGGACCTCTGTCGAGAACAGATCCTTGCGATGAACAGGTGACCAGACACATGATAATAGACAGTTCAGAACGCGGTATAATGGAGTACGAAGTTACCGAATATAGAGACGCGGACAGTGATTCAAATACAAGCTCTTCCAGTGACTCCAGTGATAGTGAAGTGGATTCTGTGAAGGATGCTGATGCGTCTAGCGG AGATGAGTTTGAAGTTAGAAATAATAAGCCAGAAGCACCAAAAGTAAACGGTGAATTAGGACTGGATGACCTCCCACCCATCGAGGACCTTGCCATCAGCTTACCTGCCCAGGAATGCACCAAAATAGGAAAAATTGCCAGCATAGTTGATAGATTAG TTATAGTTCAAGCATTTCCGGAGACACCTGCAGTGGACATAGAGAGCGTACTTTTTGTGGAAAACGGAGCAAAGGCACTTGGCAAAGTTTTTGATGTATTTGGACCT aTAACGGAGCCGCACTATTGCGTCCGGTTCAACTCACTCGATCACGTCAAAGAACGAGGCGTACAAACCGGGATGGAAGTATTCATCGCGCCAAAAAGCCAACACACTAATTACGTATTTATATCAGAACTGATGAA AGTGAGAGGCTGTGACGCTTCTTGGCTGAACGACATCGAGCCGCCGCCTAGTCACATCGACTACTCCGACGACGAAGAGGAGCGCAGGGCGGCGCGGGCTCGCAAGACGAAAAACAAAGAAGACGAGAACACTCAGAACGACGGAGAAACGTCCCGGAACGTTCGGAAACCGGTCGAGAGACGGAACCAGAGGCCTTCGGAGTGGAATAGCAGATTCGGTAGCGGGCCGAGCAGAGGTCGCAATCCTTTCGCGCTCGGGTCCAGGCGCCACGGCAGACCTCCCCCTCTCTCTGCAGACGGATCGGCTTTCATCCCTCCCTTCAACCCGAACACCCCGCCCCCCTATAACCCGGCAGCGCCCCCTCCGTTCTCAAGCCTGTTCCAGTTCGGAAGCTCTCCGCGCCTGCACAGTCCCTTCCGCACCAACGCTCCGGTGTTCATGTCCACCCCGGGTCCGCACTGGCTCACCCGCCCCCCTCCCCCACCCGGAACTTAA